CGATGACCTGGAAAAAATAGCCAATGTGATGCTGCCAATTGGCGGAGGCACGATGCTGTTTGGTTCGGATGTACTGGGATCCTCCCGCGAAAACCATGCAGCCGGGAATAACTTCTACATTCAGCTCGAAACCGAAAGCGAAGAAGAAACCGAACGCCTGTTCAGCGGATTATCGGCCGGCGGCAGCATCCAAATGCCCCTGGCAAACACAGGCTGGGCCAAACA
The window above is part of the Rhodohalobacter sp. SW132 genome. Proteins encoded here:
- a CDS encoding VOC family protein, translated to MKSVNPYLNFNGNTEDAFTFYQSVFGGELQIDRYKNLDDNMGATGDDLEKIANVMLPIGGGTMLFGSDVLGSSRENHAAGNNFYIQLETESEEETERLFSGLSAGGSIQMPLANTGWAKQFGMLTDKFGIQWMVYFTG